TGCGGGCCGTCCCGCTCGAACTGCGCGGCTCGATGGACCCGGCGGAGATCTACCACCAACTCCTCGAACACCGCTGGTACATGTCCGAGCGGGCCCAGCACGACATCGGCCTGGACACGGCGGTGAAGGACTACATCGACAACGTCCTGCCCACCACACCGACCCCACCACCACCGCGGCCGGACAACGACACCACCGAGTGAGCCACCCCGCGCCCGGGCACCCGCCCCGGGCAGCGGAGGCCGCCCGCGCGCGTCACCTGTGAGGGACCACCGCCACCGGGCAGTGCGCGTGGTGCAGGACGCCGTGGGCGACCGAGCCGATGCGCGCGCCGACGGCCGTGCGGCGGGCTCGGCGCCCGACGACCACCAGCTGGGCCCGCTGGGCCACGGACAGCAGCACCTGCCCGGCGCTGCCCATCTCGACGTGCTGGACGACCCGTACCTCGGGGAAGCGCTCCTGCCACGGCTCCAGCGCGGCGACCAGCGCCTTCTTCTCGTACGGCTCCAGCCCGCCGGCCTCGTCGAGGAGCTTCAGCGAGCCGGGGCTGTACGCGTACAGCGGTGGCAGCGTCCACGCCCGCACCGCGCGCAGGGACGCCCCCCGGGCGGCCGCCGTCTCGAACGCGAACCGCAGCACGTCGGCGCTGTCCTCCGGCGTGCCCTGCTGGCCGACGACGACCTCGCGTCCGGCGGCCTCGGCGCTCGGGCTGTCCTCGGCGCGCACGAGCACGACGGGACGCGGTGACCCGACGATCACCTGCTGCCCGACGGAGCCCAGCAGGAAGCCGACCACCGCGCCGTGTCCGCGCGAGCCCAGCACCAGGGTCTCGGCGTGCTCGGCGGCGCCGACCAGCGTGTCGACCGGCGGGCCCTCCACGAGGTCCGTCGTCACCTCCAGCTCCGGGTGCCGCTCGGCGACACCCCGCGCGGCCTCGGCGAGGGCCTGACCGGCCCACTGCGCCTGTCCGTCCCGGTCCACGGTGATCGCCTCGTGCGGCTCCCACCGCCACGCGTGCACCACCCGCAGCGCCAGGCCCCGGCGTACGGCCTCCCGGCCGGCCCACGCCAGCGCGGC
The DNA window shown above is from Streptomyces akebiae and carries:
- a CDS encoding universal stress protein, with protein sequence MTTRPITAAVDGTPESLAALAWAGREAVRRGLALRVVHAWRWEPHEAITVDRDGQAQWAGQALAEAARGVAERHPELEVTTDLVEGPPVDTLVGAAEHAETLVLGSRGHGAVVGFLLGSVGQQVIVGSPRPVVLVRAEDSPSAEAAGREVVVGQQGTPEDSADVLRFAFETAAARGASLRAVRAWTLPPLYAYSPGSLKLLDEAGGLEPYEKKALVAALEPWQERFPEVRVVQHVEMGSAGQVLLSVAQRAQLVVVGRRARRTAVGARIGSVAHGVLHHAHCPVAVVPHR